The nucleotide window GCGCTTCTTCCGAGGGTTCAAAAGAATAGGCATCTTTCATAATAAATTCCCTGCCGCGTAACAATCCAAAACGAGGACGGCGCTCATCCCGATATTTTGTTTGAATTTGATACACATTGATCGGTAAACGTTTATAAGAGTGAATGCCATCGCGAACAATTGAGGTGATCACTTCTTCATGGGTGGGGCCGAGTACAAAACGCCGCTCATGACGATCGTTCAGCCTCATTAATTCGGGGCCGTAATCCTCCAAACGGCCGGATTCTTCCCAAAGTTCGGCCGGTTGAACCGCCGGCATCAATAATTCTTGCGCCCCTGCACGATTCAATTCCTCTCTGATGATCGCTTGAATTTTGTGCAGCACCCTTGTTCCAAGTGGTAAATATGTATAAATGCCGGCTGCGGTTTGCCGCATTAAGCCGGCGCGCAACATTAGTTGGTGGCTAATTGCTTCCGCATCCGCGGGAACATCCCGCATCGTCGGGCTAAAAAACGTTTGTTGTCTCATTCGTTACACCCTCCTTTTTCGGAAATCAGAAGTCAGAGGCTAGAGGCCAGAGATTGGCACTCCCACCTCTCCCATCTAATAACTACATAAACAACCGGTTTAAGTCATTCCAGGTGACCATGAGCACGAGCAACATAAGCAGCGCAAAACCGACGAAATGGGCCACACCTTCCTTGTTCGGATCGATCGGTTTTCGGCGAATCGCTTCCAAGACGATAAAGACCAACCGGCCACCGTCAAGAGCAGGAAGCGGCAACAAGTTGATGAGTCCGATATTGACACTCAACATCGCTGTCCACATGATCAAAATAAGGATCCCCATTTCCATCACTTCACCGGTATAATCATAAATCCCCACCGGTCCCGCTAAATAATCCAAGGAAAAATCACCGGTAAAAATGAGCTGAAGAACGTCGAATATTAATACAACCACTTCTTGAATTTGCGAGATACTGTATTGAAGCGACTCAAACACAGAATGAGTCCACGTCGGTTCGACACCGATTTGGCCGATCTCTGCATCTACAACATCCTCGTAAACGCTATCCACCACCATCGTGAATGATTCAGTCGCGCCATCCCGATCTACCACCATCGTGATTTCTTCATCAGGCTGTTGCTGGATGATTTCCGTCATATCGGTCCAGCCGTCAATGGATTCACCTTCAATGGAGACAATCTGATCCCCTTCGGCCAATCCTACTTCCTCAGCGACACTATCGTCCATCACGTTCGAAACGATCGGTTGAGGAATCCCTTGGATAAGCCCATAGATCACAAACAAAATAAACGCAAGGACGAAATTCATTGCCGGTCCCGCAACAATGGCAGCTGCCTTTTTCCACGGCTTTTTCGATCCGAATTGCCGGTCCCAAGGGGCAATTTGTTCCCGTTCTTCATCCACAATCATATCCGCTTGGCTGTGGACGTCGTAACGAACCAATCCTTCTTCATCGTCACTGTAGGCATCTATAAAAAGCTGATGTTCAAGGTCGGCCCGTTCAACCGAAACAATTTTGGCGTCGGCATGTTTCGCCTTGTTATTCACGATGATTTCTTTTACGGTGTCATCCTCATGAAACGTTAAACCCACTTCATACCCCGGTTTAATTTGCACGATTTCCGGGTCTTCACCGGCCATGCGAACGAAACCGCCGAGCGGGAGTAACCGAAACGTATAAACCGTCTCGTTCTTTTTCTTGGAAAACAATTTCGGCCCGAAACCGATCGCGAATTCCCGGCAAAGAATGCCTACTTTTTTTGCTACGTAGAGATGGCCCCACTCGTGAATGGCAATAATAAGCCCGAAAATCACGATGATGGCTATAAGCGTTTGCACGTGCTTTTCACCTTCTTTTTGGCTTGCATATCAGAAATGTGAGGGGGAAGGGGAGAGCTTCCTCTCACATTTCTGTTCCATTCCTTACCCGTTCTCGTGTTTCTTCATCAATCTCCAACACTTCTTCGATTGTAGGCTCCGCAATGACGCTATGGGCAGCGAGCGCCTTTTCAATAACGTTCGCGATGCCGGGGAACGAAAGTTTCCCTTCCAGGAAACGTTGGACGGCACCTTCATTTGCCGCGTTTAAAACCGTCGGTGCCGATCCGCCCGTTTCACCGGCTCGGTAAGCCATCAATAAACATTGGTGCTTGACCGGATCGATTTTTTCAAAATGTAACGTTCCGACTTCCCATAAGTTTAACCTTTCCGGACCGTCTAATTCAAGCCTGTCCGGAAAGCTGAGCGCATACTGGATCGGCCCTTTCATATCCGGGGTGCCCATCTGTGCAATCACACTCTTATCTTGATATTCAACGAGGGAGTGAATAATGCTTTCCCGATGGATAACGACGTCAATGTTTTCATAAGGCATATCGAACAACCAATGGGCTTCAATGACTTCGAGGCCTTTATTCATCATCGTTGCCGAATCAATGGTGACTTTCTGTCCCATCGACCAATTCGGGTGATTCAATGCATCTTTCGGTGTGGCGTGCTGGATTTCCTCGGCGCTCCAATCGCGAAAGCTCCCGCCGGATGCGGTGATGATCAGCCGCTCGACGTCGCTGCGATTGCTGCCTTGCAAGCTTTGCAAAATAGCGGAATGCTCGCTGTCGACGGCAATCAACTGTGCGCCGTAACGTTTGCAGGCAGCAGTTACGAAGTGTCCCGCGGTTACGAGGGTCTCCTTATTGGCGATCCCAATCGTTTTTCCTGCTTTGATCGCGGTCATTGTCGGTTTCAAACCTTGGCTTCCCACCATGGCGTTCATCACGAATGCGGCGTCCGTCTCGCCAAGCGCATCCAACAATGCCGCCTCACCTGCCATTGCCCGTGTCTCCGGTGGGAGATGAGCTTTCAATTTTCCAAGATCGCCTTCATTTGCAATGACAACGGTCGCAGGTTGAAACTCGGTGATTTGCTTTTTTGCAAGCTCAATATTTCGGCCACAGGCGAGCATGCTTACCTGAAATAAATCCGGATGTTGACGGATGACTTCTAGGGTTTGCGTGCCGATTGACCCTGTTGAACCAAGTACAGCGACTTTTTTCATTCGACTTCACCTTCTTCACACCCGCGAGCGGGCCGATTAAATCATTAGTACATAAAGGGCGGGAAACACGAAAATAAGACTATCGAAACGATCAAGAATGCCGCCATGGCCGGGAAGGATTTTGCCGGAATCCTTTACATTATAATAACGTTTAAAGGCAGATTCCACGAGATCCCCGCATTGGCCGGCAACGGAAATAACGATCACCGCGACGATCGTTAGCCACAGAGACGGAAAAGGAGGCCAAAATGAAGCGAAAATAACACTCGCCACAAGCGCCAGCGCGAATCCTCCCAACGCGCCTTCGACCGTTTTCTTCGGTGAGATTTTCGGCCAGAGCGGACGCTTTCCGAATTTTCGTCCGAAAAGATAAGCGCCCGTATCCGTCGCCCAAATAGCGATTAGGACGAAAAGAACAAAGGCAAATCCTTCCTCAAGGCGAGCCGCCAGAAAGAAGTGCAATCCGAATCCAACATAAAGGGCGGCAAATGCGACAAACGCAACCTTTTCAAAATTGTACCGGTTGGCCGAAATGACCGTTACGAGCAGCAACAACCAGACAGCAACTATCATGCTCATCAATAGAGCGTCATTGGGTATGAACGTTGATTGCGGTCCCGCAACCAATAGAAACAGGGAAAGCAACAATCCGATGAAGGCAGGCATGGAAAAGAGACTTAATTGGTTCATTCTTAACAATTCCATGAAGCCCACAACTGCCATTGCCGCAACAAGCAGAGCAAAAACGGATCCGCCGATGACGAGCGGGACGAGGAAAATGACAAGTCCCATCATTGCAGTTACTACTCTTTGCTTCATACGAACGCTCCTTACACCCCGCCATATCGACGCTTACGTTGTTGGAAAACCGAGATGGCCTCGGCAAAATCGTCTGCGTTAAAATCCGGCCACAATACATCAGTAAACCAGAATTCGCTATACGCCATTTGCCAAAGCATGAAGTTGCTTAAACGAATTTCCCCGCTCGTTCTGATCAATAGATCCGGGTCGGGAAAATCGGATGTATACAGTTTGTCGGAAATCAT belongs to Salicibibacter cibi and includes:
- the rseP gene encoding RIP metalloprotease RseP, whose translation is MQTLIAIIVIFGLIIAIHEWGHLYVAKKVGILCREFAIGFGPKLFSKKKNETVYTFRLLPLGGFVRMAGEDPEIVQIKPGYEVGLTFHEDDTVKEIIVNNKAKHADAKIVSVERADLEHQLFIDAYSDDEEGLVRYDVHSQADMIVDEEREQIAPWDRQFGSKKPWKKAAAIVAGPAMNFVLAFILFVIYGLIQGIPQPIVSNVMDDSVAEEVGLAEGDQIVSIEGESIDGWTDMTEIIQQQPDEEITMVVDRDGATESFTMVVDSVYEDVVDAEIGQIGVEPTWTHSVFESLQYSISQIQEVVVLIFDVLQLIFTGDFSLDYLAGPVGIYDYTGEVMEMGILILIMWTAMLSVNIGLINLLPLPALDGGRLVFIVLEAIRRKPIDPNKEGVAHFVGFALLMLLVLMVTWNDLNRLFM
- the dxr gene encoding 1-deoxy-D-xylulose-5-phosphate reductoisomerase, translating into MKKVAVLGSTGSIGTQTLEVIRQHPDLFQVSMLACGRNIELAKKQITEFQPATVVIANEGDLGKLKAHLPPETRAMAGEAALLDALGETDAAFVMNAMVGSQGLKPTMTAIKAGKTIGIANKETLVTAGHFVTAACKRYGAQLIAVDSEHSAILQSLQGSNRSDVERLIITASGGSFRDWSAEEIQHATPKDALNHPNWSMGQKVTIDSATMMNKGLEVIEAHWLFDMPYENIDVVIHRESIIHSLVEYQDKSVIAQMGTPDMKGPIQYALSFPDRLELDGPERLNLWEVGTLHFEKIDPVKHQCLLMAYRAGETGGSAPTVLNAANEGAVQRFLEGKLSFPGIANVIEKALAAHSVIAEPTIEEVLEIDEETRERVRNGTEM
- a CDS encoding phosphatidate cytidylyltransferase, giving the protein MKQRVVTAMMGLVIFLVPLVIGGSVFALLVAAMAVVGFMELLRMNQLSLFSMPAFIGLLLSLFLLVAGPQSTFIPNDALLMSMIVAVWLLLLVTVISANRYNFEKVAFVAFAALYVGFGLHFFLAARLEEGFAFVLFVLIAIWATDTGAYLFGRKFGKRPLWPKISPKKTVEGALGGFALALVASVIFASFWPPFPSLWLTIVAVIVISVAGQCGDLVESAFKRYYNVKDSGKILPGHGGILDRFDSLIFVFPALYVLMI